A region of the Nocardia asteroides genome:
CTTCTTCATCGGTTCGGGACTGGCGGGCGTGGCCGGTGTCGCGCTGACGCTGATCGGCTCCACCAGCCCGACCATCGGCCAGAGCTACCTGATCGACGCGTTCCTCGTGGTGGTCATCGGCGGGCTCGGCCAGATCAAGGGCACGGTGATCGCGGCGTTCGCGCTCGGCCTGCTCAATTCCTACATCGAGTACTCGACCACCGCGTCCATCGCGAAGGTCATCGTCTTCGTCGTCATCGTGATCGTCCTGCAGGTCCGCCCGCAGGGCCTGTTCACCGTCCGGACAAGGAGCCTGGCATGACCTCGCTCGTACAACGGTGGCGCGCGCACTCCTCGCTCGGCGCGCCGACCGGATTCGCCGTCGCCGCCATCCTGTTGTTCGCGGTCGCGCCCGCCGTGCTCAGCGATTTCCGGCTCAACCTGCTGGCGAAGTTCCTGTGCTTCGCGATCGTCGCGGTCGGCATCGGCTTGGCTTGGGGGCGAGGCGGAATGCTCACCCTGGGTCAGGGCGTGTTCTTCGGTATCGGCGCCTACATCATGGCCATGCATCTGCAGATGGCCGACGCCGCCCGGCTCGGCAACGACGTGCCGGAATTCATGGAGATCGCGGGCATTCGCGAGTTGCCGTCGTTCTGGAAGCCTTTCGCGTCGGCTCCGGTGGCGCTGCTCGGCATCCTGGTGCTGCCCGCGCTGATCGCCGCGGCCTTGGGATACGGCGTGTTCAAGCGCCGCGTGAAGGGCGCGTACTTCGCCATCCTCAGTCAGGCGCTGGCCGCCGCGCTGGCCATCCTGCTGACCGGCCAGCAAGCCATCGGCGGGTTCACCGGCCTGTCGGATTTCCGCGCGTTCTTCGGGTTCAAGCTGTCGGACCCGGTCAACCGGCAGATGCTGTTCTTCATCGCCGCCGGCACGCTGCTGGTGGTGGTGGCGCTGGTGCGGCAGCTGATGCACAGCCGGTACGGCGAGCTGCTCGTGGCGGTGCGCGACCAGGAGGAGCG
Encoded here:
- the urtC gene encoding urea ABC transporter permease subunit UrtC, with translation MTSLVQRWRAHSSLGAPTGFAVAAILLFAVAPAVLSDFRLNLLAKFLCFAIVAVGIGLAWGRGGMLTLGQGVFFGIGAYIMAMHLQMADAARLGNDVPEFMEIAGIRELPSFWKPFASAPVALLGILVLPALIAAALGYGVFKRRVKGAYFAILSQALAAALAILLTGQQAIGGFTGLSDFRAFFGFKLSDPVNRQMLFFIAAGTLLVVVALVRQLMHSRYGELLVAVRDQEERVRFLGYDPANVKIVAYVVAAFFAGIAGALFTPIVGIISPADIGVVPSIAFLIGVAIGGRTTLLGPVLGAIGVAWAQTALSEEFPSGWTYLQGVLFIVVVGFVPAGLAGLWPLVKGVRDNRFRRPAPAPAVVAAAAQAPVTEKVESR